In Pseudoalteromonas xiamenensis, the following are encoded in one genomic region:
- a CDS encoding gamma-glutamylcyclotransferase family protein, whose product MAQTWQETRLFSRFPNAKRVSIAKLDNWKLTFRMLAVDGSTKCDIEPSSGERVFGVVYALSESEKRLLDAIEGERYECVEVCVSTQDGQHLNAFAYVANTHNDKLKPYSWYLNHVIQGAYEAQVSDSYMAMLKQTPVQEDQDKLRAKKEWSVYEMNEQGK is encoded by the coding sequence ATGGCTCAAACATGGCAAGAGACTCGGCTCTTTTCTCGCTTTCCGAATGCAAAACGTGTGTCGATTGCTAAATTAGACAATTGGAAGCTGACCTTTCGTATGCTTGCTGTTGATGGTTCAACGAAATGCGATATTGAGCCATCAAGTGGTGAGCGGGTCTTTGGTGTCGTGTATGCATTAAGTGAATCAGAAAAGCGCTTACTCGATGCGATAGAAGGTGAACGTTACGAATGTGTAGAAGTCTGCGTTTCAACGCAAGATGGACAACATCTAAACGCATTTGCCTATGTTGCGAATACACATAATGATAAGTTGAAGCCTTATTCATGGTATTTAAACCATGTAATACAAGGTGCCTATGAGGCTCAAGTTTCTGATTCTTATATGGCGATGTTAAAACAAACTCCTGTTCAAGAAGACCAAGACAAACTACGAGCAAAAAAAGAATGGTCAGTTTACGAGATGAATGAGCAGGGAAAGTAG
- a CDS encoding serine hydrolase, with protein sequence MSSLSTSWNVQAAVNVGDVDIAVKAAMKAFNIPGIAIGVVENGKVVMAKGYGVTHLETQAPVNENTLFGIASNSKAFTATALAMLVDEGKLNWDDKVIQHLPEFQLADPYVTREMTIRDLLSHRSGLGLGAGDLMIWPDTNKSMKDILAGLKYLKPVSSFRTQYAYNNLMFVTAGEVVARVSGKPWAEFIETRILAPLKMNNSHAGFSRIPKTNKNFATGHVPYEGKLHPFFVDYLEDFQGAGAIASSAKDMSQWLLTQLSHGVAPSGERIFTEEQQQQLWQPHIMRTVSQRDFESTQRHFVGYGLGFAMEDYFGLKKLGHGGGILGMVSHVAIIPEKQLGVVILSNQQAYPALAAIANEVFEDALKLEDRDWVSELSTSYKEKKQKAYSALLPKPIDVVQASLPTEFYTGTLKSDWYGDVVIEKLDKTLRIDFTHTPLLKGMLQHRSGHTFLVKWDQPLLEAEAFITFEVDENQKVIGAKMRSVNNDITDFSFDFHDLDLKAK encoded by the coding sequence ATGTCGAGTTTAAGTACGTCTTGGAACGTGCAAGCCGCCGTCAACGTAGGTGATGTAGACATCGCCGTTAAAGCCGCAATGAAAGCGTTCAACATTCCAGGCATCGCAATTGGTGTGGTTGAAAATGGCAAAGTGGTTATGGCAAAAGGATATGGTGTCACGCATCTTGAGACACAAGCGCCAGTTAATGAAAATACTTTGTTTGGTATAGCCTCTAACTCAAAAGCGTTTACTGCAACTGCTTTAGCGATGTTAGTGGACGAAGGTAAATTAAATTGGGACGATAAAGTTATCCAACATTTGCCTGAGTTTCAGCTCGCAGATCCCTATGTAACCCGTGAAATGACAATTCGAGATCTACTAAGTCACCGCAGTGGATTAGGTCTTGGCGCGGGCGACTTAATGATTTGGCCTGATACAAACAAGTCAATGAAAGATATCTTGGCGGGCCTTAAATATCTAAAACCCGTTTCAAGTTTTAGAACGCAGTACGCTTACAACAATTTGATGTTTGTAACAGCCGGGGAAGTAGTCGCACGAGTATCAGGAAAGCCTTGGGCAGAGTTTATTGAAACACGCATTTTGGCTCCACTTAAAATGAACAATTCCCACGCCGGATTTTCAAGGATCCCAAAAACAAATAAAAACTTCGCCACAGGTCACGTTCCTTATGAAGGCAAATTACATCCATTTTTTGTCGATTATCTTGAAGACTTTCAAGGAGCAGGGGCGATTGCGTCAAGTGCTAAAGACATGAGTCAGTGGTTACTTACTCAGTTGTCACATGGTGTTGCCCCAAGTGGAGAGCGAATTTTTACCGAAGAGCAACAACAGCAGTTATGGCAACCTCACATTATGCGTACGGTGAGTCAAAGAGATTTTGAAAGTACACAACGACATTTTGTTGGGTATGGTCTTGGGTTTGCGATGGAAGATTACTTTGGTTTGAAAAAGTTAGGCCACGGTGGTGGGATTTTAGGTATGGTATCGCATGTTGCTATCATTCCTGAGAAACAGCTTGGTGTTGTTATCTTGAGCAATCAACAGGCGTATCCCGCACTCGCGGCAATAGCGAATGAAGTCTTTGAAGATGCACTGAAACTCGAAGACAGAGACTGGGTTAGCGAACTGAGCACAAGCTATAAAGAGAAAAAACAAAAAGCCTACTCTGCGCTTTTACCAAAACCTATTGATGTGGTTCAAGCAAGTCTCCCAACGGAGTTTTATACCGGCACATTAAAGAGCGACTGGTATGGTGATGTGGTCATCGAAAAGTTGGACAAGACGCTTCGCATTGATTTTACCCATACGCCACTGTTAAAAGGAATGTTGCAGCATCGTTCAGGTCACACGTTTCTTGTGAAATGGGATCAGCCATTGTTGGAAGCTGAAGCCTTTATCACGTTTGAGGTCGATGAAAACCAAAAGGTAATTGGTGCAAAAATGAGGTCAGTTAATAACGATATTACTGATTTTAGTTTTGATTTTCACGACTTGGATTTAAAAGCAAAGTGA
- a CDS encoding c-type cytochrome has translation MSKIKYLVLGTALSMSAFVSTSSQAADGAGLYTAKMCQTCHGAEGKAPIMDSYPKLAGQNKDYLVQQMKDIKSGARNNGMAMAMKAMVANVSEEEMAAIAEYLSQLK, from the coding sequence ATGAGCAAGATTAAATATTTAGTACTTGGTACTGCACTTTCAATGTCTGCATTCGTTTCAACATCAAGCCAAGCGGCAGATGGTGCAGGTTTGTATACTGCAAAAATGTGTCAAACGTGCCACGGTGCGGAAGGTAAAGCGCCAATTATGGACTCTTATCCAAAGCTTGCGGGCCAGAATAAAGATTACTTAGTCCAACAAATGAAAGACATTAAGTCAGGCGCTCGAAACAACGGTATGGCAATGGCAATGAAAGCCATGGTTGCAAATGTTTCTGAAGAAGAAATGGCCGCGATTGCTGAATATCTATCACAATTAAAGTAA
- a CDS encoding glutamate-5-semialdehyde dehydrogenase: MSLIKELSKGAAKAAKKLALLSTAQKNRVLSAMAQGLREQQATILEANKLDLDAAHNAGLSPAMIDRLTLTPDRIEAMAQGIETIVSLPDPVGATRELCTRPNGIHIRKMRVPLGVVCMIYEARPNVTADAGALCFKSGNGVILRGGKEALQSSLAIASVLHQVLETHGVPKDVITVVPDPDRALMMELMQQKDYIDLIIPRGGEGLINFVTENSTVPVIQHFKGVCHLYVDKEADLDVALSLLLNGKTQRTGVCNALEGLLVHGEIAAAFLPLVAQALADKQVKINACQRSSSYFENATILADDEFGEEYLSLEIAVRIVDDFDAALDHIDAFGSHHTEVICTTNAQTGALFQRSVDASVVMVNASSRFSDGGELGLGAEIGIATSKLHAYGPMGLESLTTEKYLVDGEGQVRS; this comes from the coding sequence GTGAGTTTAATCAAAGAATTATCAAAAGGTGCTGCGAAAGCAGCGAAGAAACTAGCTTTGTTATCTACAGCACAGAAAAATCGAGTATTAAGCGCAATGGCGCAAGGATTACGTGAGCAGCAAGCCACCATCCTAGAGGCAAATAAGCTTGATTTAGATGCTGCGCACAATGCTGGACTTTCGCCCGCAATGATAGACAGATTGACGCTTACACCCGATAGAATTGAGGCGATGGCGCAAGGTATCGAGACTATCGTTTCGTTGCCCGATCCGGTTGGCGCGACACGTGAACTATGTACTCGTCCAAATGGCATTCATATCCGAAAAATGCGCGTGCCGCTCGGTGTGGTGTGCATGATTTATGAGGCGCGACCGAATGTTACTGCTGATGCGGGAGCTTTGTGTTTTAAGTCGGGTAATGGCGTTATTTTACGAGGTGGTAAAGAGGCATTACAAAGTTCATTAGCGATTGCATCTGTGCTTCATCAAGTGCTCGAAACTCATGGCGTGCCTAAAGATGTTATTACCGTTGTTCCAGATCCAGACAGAGCCTTGATGATGGAACTAATGCAACAAAAAGACTACATCGATCTTATTATTCCCCGAGGCGGTGAAGGGCTAATTAATTTCGTTACAGAGAATAGTACCGTGCCGGTGATCCAGCATTTTAAAGGCGTATGTCACCTGTATGTCGATAAAGAGGCGGATCTAGACGTTGCACTCTCGCTTTTGCTAAACGGTAAAACACAGCGGACAGGGGTTTGCAATGCGCTGGAAGGGTTGTTAGTACACGGTGAAATTGCCGCGGCGTTTTTACCGCTTGTGGCGCAGGCTTTGGCAGATAAGCAGGTCAAAATTAACGCGTGCCAGAGGTCGTCTAGCTACTTTGAAAATGCGACCATTTTAGCTGATGATGAATTTGGCGAAGAGTATCTTAGCTTAGAAATTGCCGTACGTATCGTAGATGATTTTGATGCAGCATTAGACCACATTGATGCGTTTGGTAGTCATCATACCGAAGTGATTTGCACGACAAACGCTCAAACAGGAGCATTGTTTCAACGTAGCGTTGATGCTTCCGTTGTGATGGTTAATGCCTCGTCTCGTTTTTCGGATGGTGGAGAGTTGGGGCTTGGAGCTGAAATTGGTATTGCGACGAGTAAACTTCACGCGTATGGACCAATGGGGCTTGAATCGTTGACCACGGAAAAATATTTAGTTGATGGTGAAGGCCAAGTGAGAAGCTAA
- a CDS encoding prolyl-tRNA synthetase associated domain-containing protein — translation MSSPQALLEQHPNRPLLSKTLHDLGIEWLCYEHPPLYTCDEADALGLKRDGTRIKNLFLRDNYGRAHFLLLTHAENQVDLKSLSRQLNLSRLGFASSERLMRYLKVKPGCVSGLSLFNDENRSVELWIDHALWCDAELWQCHPFDNHLTWVLKKADLVRFWTHLGYEPKLIELPTF, via the coding sequence ATGAGTAGCCCTCAAGCACTGCTTGAACAGCACCCAAATCGTCCTTTACTTTCAAAGACTCTACATGACCTTGGGATTGAGTGGTTATGCTATGAACATCCTCCACTCTATACGTGTGATGAAGCCGATGCATTAGGACTTAAACGAGACGGGACTCGCATTAAAAATTTATTCTTGCGGGATAACTATGGGCGAGCGCATTTTCTATTGCTCACTCATGCTGAAAATCAAGTCGATTTGAAATCATTGTCCCGCCAATTAAACTTATCACGGCTCGGATTTGCCTCATCAGAACGTTTAATGCGGTATCTTAAAGTGAAGCCCGGGTGTGTATCGGGATTGTCACTATTCAATGATGAAAATCGCTCTGTGGAGCTTTGGATAGACCATGCACTTTGGTGCGATGCTGAATTGTGGCAATGCCATCCATTTGACAATCACTTAACTTGGGTTCTAAAAAAAGCAGATTTAGTCCGCTTTTGGACACATCTGGGCTACGAACCAAAGTTAATCGAGCTACCAACCTTTTAA
- a CDS encoding mandelate racemase/muconate lactonizing enzyme family protein: protein MKVTRVEVFDIHCPDRPQWTPVFVRIHTDEGISGVGEAGLAYDLGHSAAAAMIKEMAEAFLIGHDPFQTELLWSRMLRESFWGLGGGPVIYSAMSAIDTALWDIKGKALNLPVYQLLGGKVNDELRTYASQLQFDWGPEFKKLIRPEEYAEAALKAIAEGYDAVKVDPIMYDKDGNTYYDRTKLISRTEMKLYRARMQAIREAVGDEVDIIFECHSLPGATSAIQIGQIAEEFDCMYYEEPVNYLNHSLHDKVAKKVNVPLAGGERLYNRWAFRPYFEDQSIDILQPDIGLCGGFTETKKVCDYADIFDIRIQAHVCGGPVATAASLHLESAIPNFLIHEHHTYAIKQWNRELCIQDPQPVNGKFKVSDLPGIGIELNDEVVMRSPRVEIK from the coding sequence ATGAAAGTAACTCGCGTCGAAGTTTTTGATATCCATTGTCCTGATAGACCACAGTGGACACCCGTTTTTGTCCGTATTCATACTGATGAAGGCATCTCTGGAGTGGGTGAAGCCGGTCTTGCCTATGATTTAGGCCACAGTGCTGCTGCTGCGATGATTAAAGAAATGGCAGAAGCGTTTCTAATTGGCCATGACCCATTCCAAACCGAGTTACTTTGGTCTCGTATGCTCCGTGAAAGTTTCTGGGGTTTAGGTGGGGGTCCAGTTATTTATTCTGCCATGAGCGCCATCGACACGGCTCTTTGGGATATTAAGGGTAAAGCCTTAAACCTACCGGTTTACCAACTGTTAGGCGGTAAAGTGAACGATGAATTGCGTACCTACGCATCACAGTTGCAGTTCGATTGGGGTCCTGAGTTTAAGAAACTAATTCGTCCTGAAGAATACGCAGAGGCGGCGTTAAAAGCGATAGCCGAAGGCTATGACGCGGTGAAAGTTGACCCAATCATGTACGATAAAGACGGTAATACTTACTACGACCGAACGAAGCTGATTTCACGCACGGAAATGAAGCTTTACCGTGCACGTATGCAGGCTATCCGTGAAGCCGTTGGCGATGAAGTCGATATTATTTTTGAGTGCCACAGCCTTCCTGGTGCGACTTCGGCGATTCAAATAGGTCAGATTGCGGAAGAATTCGATTGTATGTATTACGAAGAACCAGTGAATTACCTTAATCATTCGTTACACGATAAGGTGGCAAAAAAGGTCAATGTACCTCTAGCTGGTGGTGAGCGCTTGTATAACCGCTGGGCATTCCGTCCTTACTTTGAAGACCAAAGTATTGACATATTACAACCCGACATTGGTTTATGCGGTGGTTTTACTGAAACGAAGAAAGTATGTGATTACGCGGATATCTTTGATATTCGTATCCAAGCACACGTTTGCGGTGGTCCAGTTGCAACTGCGGCATCTTTACACCTTGAATCTGCAATTCCTAACTTCTTGATTCATGAACATCACACGTATGCAATCAAACAGTGGAACAGGGAACTGTGTATTCAAGATCCTCAACCAGTAAACGGTAAGTTTAAAGTGTCTGATTTACCGGGTATTGGAATTGAATTAAACGATGAAGTCGTCATGCGCTCACCGAGAGTTGAGATAAAATAG
- a CDS encoding DUF2058 domain-containing protein gives MGSLQEQLLKAGLTTAHDARVAKSEKRKQQKKKKKGATSEQSDLQKHIEQTKLEQQKKAQELNEAKKAELKDKEQVARAKQILEHHNQEEIKGDSVFNFAYEGKIKELDVNEATRKALSKGRLAICVLEGAFYVLPDEPARKIAEIDPSYIVVHAINENDKPAEDDPYADYEIPDDLMW, from the coding sequence ATGGGTTCTCTTCAAGAACAATTATTGAAAGCTGGGCTAACTACAGCACACGATGCGCGAGTCGCGAAATCTGAAAAACGTAAACAGCAAAAGAAAAAGAAAAAAGGTGCAACGAGCGAACAAAGTGATTTGCAAAAGCACATCGAGCAAACCAAACTCGAACAACAGAAAAAAGCGCAAGAGCTTAATGAAGCTAAAAAAGCTGAGCTGAAAGACAAAGAGCAAGTAGCGCGAGCCAAGCAAATTCTTGAGCACCATAATCAAGAAGAAATTAAAGGCGATTCCGTATTTAATTTTGCGTACGAGGGCAAAATTAAAGAGTTGGATGTCAATGAGGCTACACGTAAAGCACTGTCAAAAGGGCGTTTAGCAATTTGTGTGCTTGAAGGTGCGTTCTATGTTTTACCCGATGAGCCAGCACGAAAAATAGCTGAAATTGACCCAAGTTATATTGTGGTTCATGCGATTAATGAGAACGATAAGCCAGCGGAAGACGATCCTTATGCGGATTATGAAATTCCAGATGACTTGATGTGGTAG
- a CDS encoding CreA family protein, producing MRIFEKQMKTALMMSALVLLSACSDDAAKVSLGLFTTKDVIVSGWTDPKVTGVTCHVSHIEANLDFADPSDMSIACRQTGPITAEQMSQVKLGNSGEVVFSTSKSVLFKSLKVRRVYDPESKTLLYISYSTKETSGSHHHALSTVPLFGTDAWDWASSQVKK from the coding sequence ATGAGAATTTTTGAAAAACAGATGAAAACCGCACTTATGATGAGTGCACTCGTTTTATTAAGTGCGTGCAGCGACGATGCGGCGAAAGTAAGTCTTGGTTTGTTTACAACGAAAGACGTCATAGTAAGTGGCTGGACGGACCCCAAAGTAACCGGGGTGACTTGTCATGTCAGTCATATTGAAGCCAATTTGGATTTTGCGGATCCGTCCGACATGTCGATTGCGTGTCGTCAAACGGGACCAATTACGGCTGAGCAAATGAGCCAAGTTAAACTTGGCAACTCGGGCGAAGTGGTATTTAGTACGTCTAAAAGTGTGCTGTTTAAGTCGCTCAAAGTGCGCCGTGTATACGACCCTGAGAGTAAAACGTTGCTGTACATTTCGTACTCAACAAAAGAAACGTCAGGAAGTCATCATCACGCGCTTTCAACGGTGCCGTTGTTTGGCACGGATGCGTGGGATTGGGCCTCAAGCCAGGTAAAAAAATGA
- a CDS encoding LysE family translocator: protein MLSYLDEFFLIVIAHFFAVASPGPDFAIVLKQSVQHGRSNALWTSAGIALGIFVHVAYCLLGVAVVLSQSESLFNALKYLAGAYLLYIGIQALRAKAATGPLEEIKHDDKQESAFIALRRGFLVNVLNPKATLFFLSLFTLVISADTPSSIQAIYGLYMAIATWAWFSGLSMVLSKPNVRQFFHRAGHWFDRGIGVILVGLAIRVVAQ, encoded by the coding sequence ATGCTTAGTTATTTAGATGAATTTTTTCTGATTGTTATCGCTCATTTTTTTGCAGTGGCAAGTCCAGGTCCTGATTTTGCAATCGTACTAAAGCAAAGTGTGCAGCATGGTCGCAGTAACGCACTTTGGACCAGTGCAGGTATCGCGCTTGGTATTTTTGTCCACGTTGCATACTGTCTGCTAGGCGTTGCGGTGGTATTAAGCCAATCGGAGAGCTTATTCAACGCGTTAAAATATTTAGCTGGTGCGTATTTGCTCTACATTGGCATTCAAGCATTGCGGGCAAAAGCAGCAACAGGGCCGTTGGAAGAAATAAAACACGATGATAAGCAGGAATCTGCATTTATTGCGTTACGTCGAGGGTTTCTCGTGAATGTGCTCAACCCGAAGGCAACGCTCTTTTTCTTGTCTTTGTTTACTTTAGTTATTAGTGCGGATACTCCCTCATCAATTCAAGCTATTTACGGCTTGTATATGGCCATTGCGACATGGGCGTGGTTTTCGGGATTATCGATGGTTTTGAGTAAGCCTAATGTTAGGCAGTTCTTTCATCGAGCCGGACACTGGTTTGACCGAGGTATTGGTGTGATATTGGTGGGATTAGCGATTCGTGTGGTCGCCCAATAA
- a CDS encoding MFS transporter produces MPLVLLLLCSVVTFFVLYAPQPLLVLFSSNFNVSPAQSGSLMSLTMLPLAIAPIVYGLFLAKRNVLLVLKMTMVGLAISCLLFVHVDSFYLLQWLRFIQGLLLPAALTSMTGYIGMRYQGTALHKNMSLYIGSTILGGYLGRVLSASFASMLDWQSFYYVIAVLLVLLSCLIKPSNHQAQIKAANSPKDYLRPLKNRALISLYLAVFCMFFCFAGLMNFLPFILQDTFAITDPKDVGLVYTGYLVGAALSVASPWIVKKCPSAAVFIFWIFILYVMTLTVMQFPSFWLFITAFTLFCMAMFMIHTTAAGFANHLSQAPSTVTNGAYVSFYYSGGALGSFLPGFAFEHFGTHGFLLTLTFVCLLGTWCITQVKEKTDNVQSL; encoded by the coding sequence ATGCCTCTTGTATTATTGTTGCTATGTTCGGTTGTAACTTTTTTTGTTCTTTATGCACCGCAACCGCTACTAGTTCTTTTCAGTAGTAATTTTAATGTATCGCCGGCACAAAGTGGTTCATTAATGTCGCTCACCATGCTTCCCCTAGCCATTGCGCCAATCGTATATGGGCTCTTTTTAGCAAAACGAAACGTGTTGTTAGTTCTTAAGATGACCATGGTTGGGCTTGCAATATCCTGTCTACTCTTTGTCCACGTGGATAGCTTTTATCTATTACAATGGCTTCGATTTATTCAAGGCTTGTTATTACCTGCTGCGTTAACCAGTATGACGGGCTACATTGGTATGCGTTACCAAGGTACGGCGCTTCATAAGAACATGAGTTTGTACATCGGTAGTACCATTCTTGGAGGGTATCTAGGTCGAGTGTTATCCGCCAGCTTCGCATCGATGCTCGACTGGCAAAGTTTTTATTATGTTATTGCCGTGCTGCTCGTATTACTGTCTTGTTTAATCAAGCCGAGCAATCATCAAGCACAAATAAAGGCCGCTAACTCGCCAAAGGACTATTTGCGCCCCCTCAAAAACCGCGCGCTTATCTCGCTTTATCTTGCGGTTTTTTGCATGTTCTTCTGTTTTGCTGGATTAATGAATTTCTTACCATTTATTTTACAAGATACTTTTGCTATCACCGATCCGAAAGATGTGGGTCTGGTTTATACCGGCTATTTAGTCGGTGCAGCACTCAGTGTGGCAAGCCCATGGATAGTAAAAAAATGCCCTAGTGCAGCGGTGTTTATTTTCTGGATTTTTATTCTTTATGTCATGACGCTCACGGTCATGCAGTTTCCTTCATTTTGGCTCTTTATCACTGCATTTACGTTATTCTGTATGGCAATGTTTATGATCCATACAACGGCAGCGGGATTTGCCAATCACCTCAGCCAAGCCCCGTCAACGGTGACAAATGGCGCTTACGTTTCCTTTTATTACAGCGGTGGTGCACTCGGCTCGTTTCTTCCTGGTTTTGCTTTTGAGCACTTCGGTACCCATGGCTTTTTACTAACATTGACATTCGTGTGTCTGCTTGGCACATGGTGTATTACACAGGTTAAAGAGAAAACCGACAACGTGCAGAGTCTGTAA
- the proB gene encoding glutamate 5-kinase → MSSKPTERLVLKIGSALIAPMQDGCRSANLLRVAQFIVDARAQGKEVILVSSGAVAAGSHHFSNAKPQTVAVKKAMAAAGQTAMMSMWDRFFDFPCAQLLLTHADLRHRERYTSIRQTLFTLLEQGILPIINENDAVTSDNLKVGDNDNLSAMVATAAEANTLVICTDVDGLFDKNPHTHADANLIKEVYHIDSSIIASSEGPSSSVGTGGMSTKLEAAEKATSHGITTFIVNGFKDETFKALILGENPGTQLMPYEKPLQEPIHWLTHTAAAQGELIVQPEAIEEVSEGGSGLRCDEIQSVEGDFSAGETILIKDEQGKPIAKAKSNYSSCLLNFITEHQEGLFTSQMQDSIGPIISQQDIAVLEK, encoded by the coding sequence ATGTCAAGTAAACCAACGGAACGCTTGGTTTTAAAAATAGGCAGCGCGTTAATTGCACCAATGCAAGATGGTTGCCGTTCCGCAAATTTATTGCGAGTTGCGCAGTTTATCGTTGATGCGCGAGCGCAGGGCAAAGAAGTCATTTTAGTATCTTCAGGTGCTGTTGCGGCTGGGTCGCACCATTTTTCGAATGCGAAACCGCAAACTGTCGCGGTTAAAAAAGCGATGGCTGCAGCAGGTCAAACAGCGATGATGTCGATGTGGGATCGTTTTTTTGATTTTCCTTGTGCCCAGTTATTACTGACCCATGCTGACTTACGTCACAGAGAGCGCTATACCAGTATTCGTCAAACATTATTCACTTTACTCGAGCAAGGGATCTTACCTATTATCAATGAAAATGACGCCGTCACTAGTGACAATCTAAAGGTGGGTGACAACGATAACTTATCCGCGATGGTCGCGACGGCAGCGGAAGCGAATACGTTGGTGATTTGTACGGATGTGGATGGGCTTTTCGATAAAAACCCTCATACTCATGCCGACGCAAACCTCATTAAGGAAGTTTACCATATCGACTCGTCGATAATTGCCTCCAGTGAGGGACCGTCGAGCAGCGTTGGTACTGGTGGAATGAGTACCAAATTGGAGGCTGCAGAAAAGGCAACATCACATGGTATAACAACGTTTATCGTCAACGGTTTTAAAGATGAAACGTTCAAAGCGCTGATCTTGGGCGAAAATCCAGGAACACAGTTGATGCCGTATGAAAAGCCGTTACAAGAGCCTATTCACTGGTTAACGCATACTGCGGCTGCGCAAGGTGAACTGATTGTTCAACCCGAAGCAATAGAAGAAGTCAGCGAAGGGGGAAGTGGACTTCGTTGTGATGAAATTCAATCCGTGGAAGGAGACTTCTCAGCGGGTGAAACCATTTTAATCAAAGATGAACAAGGCAAGCCAATCGCTAAGGCGAAGTCGAATTACAGCAGTTGTTTGCTAAATTTCATTACTGAACACCAAGAGGGGCTGTTTACCTCACAAATGCAAGACAGCATCGGACCTATCATTTCACAGCAGGATATTGCCGTATTGGAGAAGTAA
- a CDS encoding 5-carboxymethyl-2-hydroxymuconate Delta-isomerase, with protein MPHIIIEHSEHLPILPQVLVERVHKAAIATDLFDPTTVKTRAPSYQHYALAQNIEGFIHIQAHIMEGRSTEQKQKLSEALLNCIATYCDTSYSLSVHVYDLLPEIYRKQ; from the coding sequence ATGCCTCATATCATCATAGAGCACTCAGAGCATCTACCTATATTGCCACAAGTATTAGTCGAGCGTGTACATAAAGCCGCGATTGCCACAGACCTTTTTGACCCAACAACGGTTAAAACCCGCGCGCCGAGCTACCAACATTATGCACTTGCCCAAAATATTGAAGGTTTTATTCACATCCAAGCACACATAATGGAAGGTAGAAGCACCGAGCAAAAGCAAAAGCTGAGCGAAGCGCTTTTAAATTGCATTGCAACTTATTGTGACACGAGTTATAGCTTGAGTGTTCACGTCTATGATTTGTTGCCTGAGATCTACCGAAAACAATAA
- a CDS encoding class II aldolase/adducin family protein, which yields MFELPKFSLKGKVSDEEWQLRVDLAACYRLVEHFRWGDLIYTHMSARVPGTNQYLVNAFGLSFDEVTASNLVKVDLDGNILEDSPYSINPAGFTIHSAIHEVREDAHCVIHLHTKETIAVATLECGLLPLSQHAMFSLPSLSYHGYEGLAVNEAEKARLQSDLGTTNHMLLVNHGGLTVGPTVGDAFMRFYDLQRACEIQVAIMATGQPAVPVPQPIIDNIYNQANVVHSGSTGGQLAWPAMLRKAYRLDPSFAE from the coding sequence ATGTTTGAGCTGCCTAAATTTAGTCTTAAAGGCAAAGTAAGTGACGAAGAGTGGCAACTACGCGTAGACCTAGCTGCGTGTTATCGCTTGGTGGAGCATTTTCGATGGGGCGATTTGATCTATACCCATATGTCTGCACGTGTACCTGGAACAAACCAATACTTAGTCAATGCATTTGGACTCAGCTTTGATGAGGTTACTGCGTCTAATCTAGTTAAAGTGGACCTCGATGGTAACATTCTGGAAGACTCTCCATATTCAATAAATCCAGCAGGTTTTACTATCCACAGCGCAATACATGAAGTAAGAGAAGATGCACATTGTGTAATTCACCTTCATACAAAAGAAACCATTGCAGTCGCTACACTAGAATGTGGTTTATTACCCCTGAGTCAGCACGCGATGTTCTCGTTACCGTCATTGTCCTATCATGGATATGAAGGTTTAGCGGTGAATGAAGCCGAGAAGGCTCGTCTACAATCGGATTTAGGTACGACAAATCACATGCTACTGGTGAATCATGGGGGGTTAACCGTAGGTCCTACCGTTGGTGATGCGTTTATGCGTTTTTATGATTTACAACGCGCCTGTGAAATTCAAGTGGCAATTATGGCTACCGGTCAACCCGCGGTGCCGGTGCCACAACCTATAATCGATAATATTTATAATCAAGCGAACGTGGTTCACAGTGGTAGTACTGGTGGACAGCTTGCGTGGCCTGCCATGCTCAGAAAGGCGTATCGTTTAGACCCAAGCTTTGCTGAATAG